Proteins encoded together in one Gemmatimonadota bacterium DH-78 window:
- a CDS encoding monovalent cation/H+ antiporter subunit A, translating into MTLLLIVLLPLLGALLPPWFVRWGRTQSAVAAGGAAGASFVLMLSLLPRVMAGETPSFSVPWMPSIGLDLAFRMDGLGLLFSILILGIGLLVILYARHYLSREDPMGRFYAFLLFFMASMLGVVLADNLLLLVVFWELTSLSSFLLIGFWTHKPEARQGARMALVITGMGGLFLLLGFILLADAAGTTTISEINLRGATIQASAGYAPMLLLILLGAFTKSAQFPFQFWLPHAMAAPTPVSAFLHSATMVKAGVFLLARFFPALAGTELWFLLVTGVGVTTMVIAAYIALTKHDLKALLAYSTISHLGIITACFGIGTPAAAIVGVFHILNHAAFKASLFMNAGIVDHEAGTRDLRMLGGLRKTMPVTAALALLASAAMAGLPPFNGFISKEMFFYETTHLYHSFGPAWLLPAIVTLGGLFSVAYSIRYAVDPFFGPESPNLPKTPHEPPRPMRLPVELLVALCVLIGLFPETIAGGLVHAAALATVGSELPGDHGLALWHGVNTALFMSMIAIAGGVVAWRFRHGIIALHAGPLPFPNGKRIFERIIFGGVRWSEALTRLLGAGAHQVGSIQRYLLIFVAVAVAAVGGPLLFAEWSAGTMARTPMDPISAVFGIFLLVGTIGTVVFHHDRIRALLAISVVGLVISLAFVQLSAPDLALTQISVEVVTIVLLLLALHILPERCPKGDDSSLVLGRDAIVAVAAGAAMATVSWVLMTTDVASISDFFVEQSKPGGGGYNVVNVILVDFRGYDTFGEITVLGIAALGIYALIDGMGVSSRWRVGTPRDELRYPLLLTTISRLTLPLALLVSVYIFLRGHNEPGGGFIAGLVTAVALIIQYIASGIGWTQERLDVDLHKVIGVGITAAGMAGVGAFIWGAPFLTGWFDYFHFPVIGELELASALLFDLGVYLTVVSVVILMLVNMGKIRNATAVDVPDDRD; encoded by the coding sequence GTGACCCTCCTCCTCATCGTGCTTCTGCCCCTGCTCGGGGCTCTGCTGCCACCGTGGTTCGTACGCTGGGGCCGCACGCAGAGCGCCGTGGCCGCCGGGGGAGCCGCGGGTGCCTCGTTCGTGCTGATGCTCTCGCTCCTGCCGAGGGTCATGGCGGGCGAGACGCCGTCGTTCTCCGTTCCGTGGATGCCGTCGATCGGGCTGGACCTGGCCTTCCGCATGGACGGGCTGGGCCTGCTCTTCTCGATCCTCATTCTCGGGATCGGGCTGCTCGTGATCCTCTACGCGCGGCACTACCTGTCGCGCGAAGATCCGATGGGCAGGTTCTACGCCTTCCTGCTGTTCTTCATGGCCTCGATGCTCGGGGTCGTGCTGGCCGACAACCTGTTGCTGCTGGTGGTCTTCTGGGAGCTCACCAGCCTGAGTTCCTTCCTGCTGATCGGCTTCTGGACGCACAAGCCCGAGGCGCGGCAGGGCGCGCGCATGGCGCTCGTGATCACGGGCATGGGCGGGCTGTTCCTGCTCCTGGGCTTCATTCTGCTCGCCGACGCGGCGGGCACGACCACGATCTCCGAGATCAATCTCCGCGGGGCCACGATCCAGGCGAGCGCGGGCTACGCCCCGATGCTGCTGCTGATCCTGCTCGGGGCCTTCACCAAGTCGGCGCAGTTCCCCTTCCAGTTCTGGCTGCCCCATGCCATGGCGGCGCCGACCCCGGTCAGCGCCTTCCTGCACTCGGCCACGATGGTGAAGGCGGGCGTCTTTCTGCTCGCCCGATTCTTCCCGGCGCTCGCCGGCACCGAGCTCTGGTTCCTGCTGGTGACGGGGGTGGGGGTCACCACCATGGTGATCGCGGCCTACATCGCCCTCACCAAGCACGACCTGAAGGCGCTGCTCGCCTACTCCACGATCTCGCACCTCGGCATCATCACCGCCTGCTTCGGGATCGGCACCCCGGCGGCCGCGATCGTCGGCGTCTTCCACATCCTGAACCACGCGGCCTTCAAGGCCAGCCTGTTCATGAACGCGGGCATCGTCGACCACGAGGCCGGCACCCGCGACCTGCGCATGCTCGGGGGCCTGCGAAAGACGATGCCGGTCACCGCGGCCCTCGCCCTCCTCGCCTCGGCGGCGATGGCGGGGCTGCCCCCGTTCAACGGGTTCATCTCGAAGGAGATGTTCTTCTACGAGACGACCCACCTGTACCACAGCTTCGGGCCGGCCTGGCTTCTGCCCGCGATCGTGACGCTGGGCGGGCTGTTCAGCGTGGCCTACTCCATTCGCTACGCGGTCGACCCCTTCTTCGGCCCGGAGTCCCCGAATCTTCCGAAGACTCCGCACGAGCCTCCGCGCCCCATGCGGCTGCCCGTGGAGCTGCTCGTCGCGCTCTGTGTGCTGATCGGGCTGTTTCCCGAGACGATCGCCGGGGGCCTCGTGCACGCGGCCGCGCTGGCCACGGTCGGATCGGAGCTTCCGGGCGACCACGGGCTCGCGCTCTGGCACGGGGTGAACACCGCCCTCTTCATGAGCATGATCGCCATCGCCGGAGGGGTGGTGGCGTGGCGTTTCCGGCACGGCATCATCGCCCTCCACGCGGGACCGCTCCCCTTCCCCAACGGCAAGCGCATCTTCGAGCGGATCATCTTCGGCGGCGTGCGGTGGTCCGAGGCGCTGACCCGCCTGCTCGGAGCCGGCGCGCACCAGGTCGGGTCGATTCAGCGCTACCTGCTGATCTTCGTGGCCGTGGCCGTCGCCGCGGTCGGGGGGCCGCTGCTCTTCGCCGAGTGGAGCGCGGGCACGATGGCGCGCACGCCGATGGACCCGATCAGCGCCGTCTTCGGGATCTTCCTGCTCGTGGGCACGATCGGCACGGTGGTCTTCCACCACGACCGCATTCGCGCGCTGCTCGCGATCAGCGTGGTGGGACTCGTGATTTCTCTCGCCTTCGTGCAGCTGTCGGCCCCGGATCTGGCGCTCACTCAGATCTCGGTGGAGGTGGTCACGATCGTGCTGCTCCTCCTGGCGCTGCACATTCTGCCCGAGCGGTGCCCGAAGGGCGACGACTCCTCGTTGGTGCTCGGGCGCGACGCGATCGTGGCGGTGGCTGCGGGCGCGGCGATGGCCACGGTGTCGTGGGTGCTGATGACCACCGACGTGGCGTCGATCTCCGACTTCTTCGTGGAGCAGTCCAAGCCCGGGGGCGGCGGCTACAACGTCGTCAACGTGATCCTGGTCGACTTCCGGGGCTACGACACCTTCGGCGAGATCACCGTGCTCGGCATCGCCGCACTCGGCATCTACGCGCTGATCGACGGCATGGGCGTGTCGTCGCGCTGGAGGGTGGGCACGCCGCGCGACGAGCTGCGCTATCCACTGCTCCTGACCACCATCTCGCGCCTCACGCTGCCCCTCGCCCTGCTCGTGTCGGTCTACATCTTCCTGCGCGGCCACAACGAGCCGGGCGGCGGCTTCATCGCCGGGCTCGTGACCGCCGTGGCGCTGATCATCCAGTACATCGCCTCGGGAATCGGGTGGACCCAGGAGCGCCTCGACGTCGATCTCCACAAGGTGATCGGCGTCGGCATCACGGCGGCCGGAATGGCCGGGGTGGGCGCCTTCATCTGGGGCGCCCCCTTCCTGACCGGCTGGTTCGACTACTTCCACTTTCCGGTGATCGGTGAACTCGAGCTCGCCTCCGCTCTTCTCTTCGACCTGGGCGTCTACCTCACCGTCGTCTCCGTGGTCATCCTCATGCTCGTGAACATGGGGAAGATCCGGAATGCGACGGCGGTCGACGTGCCGGACGACCGGGACTGA
- a CDS encoding choice-of-anchor B family protein produces MSTLARLALAILLVGVVVSPGTAQSGAFGNAVLVEGDAMIVGEPNNSFRPGTVYLYEKRGGSWTESGRLTAPNAERADGFGALLATTGSTLFVASRDGRIDIFEGAGTAWSHRSELDTGGFVTLDPRCDYNGYCGVDFGLTMAAAGDWLLVGESAVQTEQSRLRQRRRSDEAADSTPAGVVHVYRRGADGSWSEAQRLEAPVSANGDAFGAAIAIEGDRALVGAPLADGADGVEAAGRVFEFRLRDGMWQPFGELAATPEAQAAFGSAIALDGDRAVVGAPNAGLGVGTAWLFRAQGEGWGSPSRIDAPEPLEGDIFGDAVAFAGDDLWIGAPVTRGIETGMAFVLSEGDARTFRFTEEQTNTEDSFGHRVVSDGEVVAVTASGLDHQAGGVFVYERDGSGVWQQVDLLLSPPDAMASVTGEERRCTEGSVEQFDCTDIELYAYIPGSMLTAPERARGVRANDNWGWTDAETGREYALVGRNDGTSFIDITDPTQPRLIGDLPKTPNTPRSQLWRDIKTYKDHAFIVADGAGAHGMQVFDLTRLRDVRDAPVVFEPDLLYRGEGSNVVESTHNVIINEETGFAYLTSRGCAGMHMIDITEPLSPTFVGCSEPGGTHDAQCVVYRGPHDEYHEREICLRMSGSRFQISDVTDKDNPVELSNATHPNPAYMHQGWLTDDHRYFIMNDESDVIAGNVETTRTLVWDLEDLEDPVLAREFFGSLPASAHNLYVKGDFTYQANYKYGLHILDTSDPMNPVEVGMFDTAPYGSGAGFGGAWSTYPFFDSGAILVTSMQEGLFVVKKRTRPIS; encoded by the coding sequence ATGAGCACCCTCGCCCGCCTCGCCCTCGCGATCCTCCTCGTCGGTGTCGTCGTCTCGCCCGGCACCGCACAGTCCGGCGCCTTCGGCAACGCGGTGCTCGTCGAGGGCGACGCGATGATCGTCGGAGAGCCCAACAACTCGTTCCGCCCGGGCACGGTCTACCTGTACGAGAAGCGGGGCGGAAGCTGGACGGAGTCGGGCCGACTCACCGCGCCGAACGCCGAACGTGCCGACGGCTTCGGCGCGCTCCTCGCCACCACCGGCTCCACCCTCTTCGTGGCGAGCCGCGACGGGCGCATCGACATCTTCGAGGGGGCCGGCACCGCGTGGAGTCATCGATCCGAGCTCGACACGGGGGGCTTCGTCACCCTCGATCCCCGCTGCGACTACAACGGGTACTGCGGCGTGGACTTCGGGCTGACGATGGCCGCCGCCGGCGACTGGCTGCTCGTGGGCGAGAGCGCGGTGCAGACCGAGCAGAGCCGGCTGCGCCAGCGGCGCCGCAGCGACGAAGCCGCCGACTCCACCCCGGCGGGGGTCGTGCACGTGTACCGGCGCGGAGCCGACGGCTCGTGGTCGGAGGCGCAGCGCCTCGAGGCGCCGGTCTCGGCGAACGGCGACGCCTTCGGTGCCGCGATCGCGATCGAGGGGGACCGCGCCCTGGTCGGCGCCCCGCTCGCCGATGGCGCGGACGGGGTGGAAGCCGCCGGTCGCGTGTTCGAGTTCCGGCTGCGCGATGGCATGTGGCAGCCCTTCGGCGAACTCGCCGCGACCCCCGAGGCGCAGGCGGCCTTCGGGTCGGCGATCGCCCTCGACGGTGACCGCGCGGTGGTGGGAGCGCCCAATGCCGGCCTCGGCGTGGGTACGGCATGGCTCTTCCGGGCCCAGGGAGAAGGCTGGGGATCGCCCTCGCGCATCGATGCACCCGAGCCGCTCGAAGGCGACATCTTCGGCGACGCCGTCGCCTTCGCGGGCGACGACCTCTGGATCGGTGCTCCGGTCACCCGCGGGATCGAGACCGGCATGGCGTTCGTGTTGTCGGAGGGCGACGCACGCACCTTCCGCTTCACCGAGGAGCAGACCAACACCGAAGACTCGTTCGGGCACCGGGTGGTCTCCGACGGCGAGGTCGTGGCCGTGACCGCCTCGGGGCTCGACCACCAGGCGGGCGGCGTGTTCGTGTACGAGCGCGACGGCTCCGGTGTCTGGCAGCAGGTCGACCTCCTGCTGAGCCCGCCCGATGCGATGGCCTCCGTCACCGGCGAGGAGCGCCGCTGCACCGAGGGGTCGGTGGAGCAGTTCGACTGCACCGACATCGAGCTCTACGCCTACATCCCGGGCTCGATGCTCACCGCACCCGAGCGCGCGCGCGGGGTGCGGGCCAACGACAACTGGGGCTGGACCGATGCGGAGACCGGGCGGGAATACGCGCTCGTCGGCCGCAACGACGGCACCTCGTTCATCGACATCACCGACCCCACCCAGCCCCGGCTCATCGGCGACCTGCCCAAGACGCCCAACACCCCGCGCTCCCAGCTGTGGCGCGACATCAAGACGTACAAGGACCACGCCTTCATCGTGGCCGACGGCGCGGGCGCCCACGGCATGCAGGTGTTCGACCTCACGCGCCTGCGTGACGTGCGCGACGCCCCGGTCGTGTTCGAACCCGACCTGCTCTATCGGGGCGAGGGATCGAACGTGGTGGAGAGCACGCACAACGTGATCATCAACGAAGAGACCGGCTTCGCCTACCTCACCAGCCGAGGCTGCGCCGGCATGCACATGATCGACATCACCGAGCCCCTCTCGCCCACCTTCGTGGGCTGCTCGGAGCCGGGGGGCACCCACGACGCGCAGTGCGTGGTCTACCGGGGACCCCACGACGAGTATCACGAGCGGGAGATCTGCCTGCGCATGTCGGGCAGCCGCTTCCAGATCTCGGACGTGACCGACAAGGACAACCCGGTCGAACTGTCGAACGCGACGCACCCGAACCCCGCCTACATGCACCAGGGCTGGCTCACCGACGATCACCGCTACTTCATCATGAACGACGAGAGCGATGTGATCGCCGGCAACGTCGAGACCACGCGCACCCTCGTGTGGGATCTCGAAGACCTCGAGGATCCGGTGCTCGCCCGCGAGTTCTTCGGTTCGCTCCCCGCCAGCGCCCACAACCTGTACGTGAAGGGCGACTTCACCTACCAGGCCAACTACAAGTACGGGCTGCACATTCTCGACACCTCCGACCCGATGAATCCGGTCGAGGTGGGCATGTTCGACACCGCGCCCTACGGCAGCGGAGCGGGCTTCGGGGGCGCGTGGAGCACGTACCCCTTCTTCGACAGCGGCGCGATTCTCGTGACCAGCATGCAGGAGGGCCTCTTCGTGGTGAAGAAGCGCACGCGGCCGATCTCGTAG
- the sigZ gene encoding RNA polymerase sigma factor SigZ has product MIDDRDPVWSEHRRRLLSFVRGRVGDEATAEDIVHDVLARAWGRRSSLRDGGRMMPWLYQITRHAIADHYRVSGSAAGATEPTSDRIAAEPEADEVRARAQLSQCLIPLIDSLPPPYRDAVRLSELHGLTQRETAERLGLSLSGAKSRVQRARRKLRERLLACCEVELDGAGVIRDYEPLDGGCGGGGGCDQRGSVPGSSGPPTPPL; this is encoded by the coding sequence ATGATCGACGACAGGGACCCTGTGTGGTCGGAGCACCGCCGCCGTCTACTGAGCTTCGTGCGCGGGCGCGTGGGCGACGAGGCCACGGCCGAAGACATCGTCCACGATGTGCTGGCGCGCGCCTGGGGTCGTCGGTCATCGCTCCGCGACGGCGGGCGCATGATGCCGTGGCTGTACCAGATCACCCGCCATGCGATCGCCGATCACTACCGGGTGTCCGGGAGCGCGGCGGGCGCGACCGAGCCGACCTCGGACCGCATCGCCGCCGAACCCGAGGCCGACGAGGTGCGCGCCCGAGCGCAGCTGTCGCAGTGCCTGATCCCGCTCATCGACTCCCTTCCGCCGCCCTACCGCGACGCGGTGCGACTCTCCGAGCTCCACGGACTCACCCAGCGCGAGACGGCCGAGCGCCTGGGCCTCAGCCTGTCGGGGGCGAAATCGCGGGTGCAGCGGGCGCGCCGGAAGCTGCGCGAACGGTTGCTGGCCTGCTGCGAGGTGGAGTTGGACGGGGCCGGAGTGATCCGCGACTACGAGCCGCTGGACGGGGGGTGCGGTGGGGGTGGGGGCTGCGATCAGCGGGGGAGTGTTCCCGGATCGAGCGGCCCTCCAACGCCTCCGCTCTAA
- a CDS encoding DUF3883 domain-containing protein — protein MAATVRFYLDMLELEIHQTPFNKAERNRALREFLNDRSSGAVERKHQNISAVLVAERLPYVDGYKPLGNYQGILAEEVEAQLEQRPELLTALQALVTAEVTDDEAAEVLSYDDILQRLVDTPTRPTSTWTDRVREEGNRYARVRKIDYLELEARNRSLGSAGERFVLDFERARLVVAGREDLAHRIEHTSVERGDGAGFDILSYDTEGSERLIEVKTTRFGGHTPFYVSANEVRVSEQEQQRYHLYRVFRFRERPELFTATGALSDVCELQPSVYRGRVS, from the coding sequence GTGGCCGCGACGGTCCGGTTCTATCTGGACATGCTCGAACTCGAAATCCACCAGACGCCGTTCAACAAAGCCGAACGAAACCGGGCACTTCGGGAGTTTCTGAATGACCGTTCCTCTGGCGCGGTCGAGAGAAAACACCAGAACATCAGTGCGGTACTGGTCGCCGAACGTCTGCCCTACGTGGACGGGTACAAGCCCCTGGGCAACTACCAGGGTATCCTCGCCGAAGAAGTGGAGGCGCAGTTGGAACAGCGCCCGGAGCTTCTGACCGCACTGCAGGCTCTGGTGACCGCGGAGGTGACCGACGACGAGGCTGCGGAGGTACTGAGCTACGACGATATCCTCCAGAGACTGGTCGACACCCCCACCCGACCGACGTCGACGTGGACGGATCGCGTGCGCGAAGAGGGCAACCGGTACGCGCGGGTCCGAAAGATCGACTATCTCGAGTTGGAGGCTCGCAATCGCAGCCTCGGGTCGGCCGGCGAGCGCTTCGTGCTCGACTTCGAACGGGCGCGCCTCGTGGTGGCCGGTCGAGAAGACCTAGCCCATCGGATCGAGCACACGTCGGTGGAGCGGGGTGATGGGGCGGGTTTCGACATCCTCTCTTACGACACGGAGGGGAGTGAGCGGCTGATCGAGGTGAAGACGACCCGGTTCGGCGGCCATACGCCATTCTACGTGAGCGCCAACGAGGTCCGGGTCTCCGAGCAGGAGCAGCAGAGGTACCACCTATACCGAGTCTTCCGCTTCCGTGAGCGCCCCGAACTCTTCACAGCGACCGGCGCCCTCTCCGACGTCTGTGAACTCCAGCCTTCGGTGTACCGAGGCCGGGTCTCTTAG